A genomic window from Plasmodium malariae genome assembly, chromosome: 10 includes:
- the PmUG01_10011300 gene encoding fam-l protein, with the protein MEKSIMIFLFIKIVVFNFLTWIPLLNNNVSMFSKYQNKHYNIGRKLDSSTYGLLEKYKQDKDSNGAMLRDGLYNNGVNKKKDIYNNKKECTEKKKQLYRGSLNNYDGHKQDRNNKCSTFETKKYSRLEKKVFKELDYIDFLKGNKNISDKTYKKIMLEKLSLRLALPILFFLLLSTVLIVDISLHLSSEGKGFWDLSGLGTTLASYENILKPYLEWLTKPLWTSAGSTSASVLGALFSVILYVIPFLILGVTLITYIFYYHRKAKKFEKIKFSKK; encoded by the exons ATGGAAAAAAGCATTAtgattttcttatttattaaaatagttgtatttaactttttaacgTGGATACCCCTTTTAAACAATAATGTA AGTATGTTTAGCAAATACCAAAATAAGCACTACAATATTGGTAGAAAATTAGATTCCAGTACTTATGGATTActagaaaaatataagcagGATAAGGATTCAAATGGTGCAATGTTAAGAGAtggtttatataataatggagtgaacaaaaaaaaggatatatataataataaaaaggaatgcacagaaaaaaagaaacaattatatagaggttcattaaataattatgatggCCATAAACAAGATAGGAACAATAAATGTTCTacatttgaaacaaaaaagtaCTCTCGccttgaaaaaaaagtattcaaagaacttgattatATAGATTTTCTTAAAGGCAACAAGAATATTAGTGATAAgacttacaaaaaaataatgcttgaaaaattatcattaagATTAGCTTTgcctatattattttttttgttgttatcAACTGTACTTATAGTAGATATATCTCTGCATTTATCATCTGAAGGAAAGGGATTTTGGGATCTATCAGGATTGGGAACAACTTTAGCATCATATGAGAACATATTGAAGCCTTATCTTGAATGGTTAACGAAACCCTTATGGACTTCGGCAGGGAGCACTTCCGCTAGTGTACTAGGAGCATTATTTAgtgttatattatatgttataccctttttaatattaggtGTCACACTTATaacttacattttttattatcatagaaaagctaaaaaatttgaaaaaattaagttcagtaaaaagtga
- the PmUG01_10011500 gene encoding STP1 protein, with the protein MESCSSWNYTGFGSGASEYLGKIEFVEARKQILSLTASLKTKTSKNEFRDGCLKLADYLIKIKDKPPDYTNPKRWVPVLRNYFGHKFKELSQHGGCPMIFEQKDRDLLELKYDALDFCEINKSYQKKLNAFKKRGSSTYNCNSDAKCISECTEYSTWFISKKKYFEGKKGLTSESCIFKNTSSQFPEKTCNILNPKTFSKPPQCLLPEPVIPSQPPPKEKDLSPPNVYQIKSEDLPATQEQSTFQGKLPTDTGSDNSPDIASGRSPNRASENPPQLQTASEDNSEARLTNLTEDTQHRHPEIINVPVFSTPEQKTTQDSVYQPPVDQDLNTEGNIKTKSLANEASIPKTFLSTPVDPKVQGPVVNSHSPYISSFLITFLIIIVSFLFIKYVLMGKFKKKKNIRRQVKFLKILLPSNSVKKDIFLSNDHLDQPIHDDEEIIKKLKIHEHNTIKNTNMPKRKKDRSKTIIEVHMKVLEEFRNEQWALSKKEFLAICLEVYANEEYRSHPNLIKYDKVENIKYSTDTKEKGILWNKWIEKHRNISKKLEKADWFNHLKNEWKKEMEELSKKYSNENENVSFLEREKVIWRQWISNKGKIVEQNMEQDWFKGLTDEFNNILGEYENEETKSSVSLINIEELAHNKSCEELYKYIKKKLLAKLCILVFMTILEECKKEQSVENKELYLDISINESITRENSDRKPEIAEETVGVKGDILEYRLNDEIPSYKGMGCFMKELQDWIKEDNKN; encoded by the exons ATGGAAAGTTGTTCTTCATGG AACTACACTGGTTTTGGTTCTGGAGCATCAGAATATCTTGGTAAAATAGAATTTGTAGAAGCTCGAAAACAAATTCTATCTCTCACTGCTTCCTTAAAGACAAAAACATCTAAAAACGAATTTAGAGATGGATGCTTAAAATTGGCTGATTatctaattaaaataaaagataaaccTCCAGATTATACTAATCCAAAACGTTGGGTACCAGTACTTAGAAATTATTTTGGACATAAATTTAAGGAGCTTAGTCAACATGGCGGTTGTCCTATGATTTTTGAACAAAAAGATAGAGATCTGttagaattaaaatatgatgcACTAGACTTCTGtgaaattaataaatcatatcaaaaaaaactaaatgcCTTCAAAAAAAGAGGTAGTAGCacatataattgtaatagtGACGCCAAATGTATAAGTGAATGTACAGAATATAGCACTTGGTTTATAAGCaagaagaaatattttgAGGGAAAGAAAGGTCTCACTAGTGAAAGttgcatatttaaaaatacatcaTCACAGTTTCCAGAAAAAACATGCAACATACTAAATCCTAAAACATTTAGTAAACCTCCTCAATGCTTATTACCGGAACCGGTTATACCTAGTCAACCTCCACCtaaagaaaaagatttaAGCCCACCAAATGTATATCAGATTAAATCCGAAGATTTACCTGCAACTCAAGAACAAAGTACATTTCAAGGGAAACTCCCAACTGATACAGGATCTGATAATTCACCTGATATAGCATCTGGTAGGTCACCTAATAGAGCATCCGAAAATCCACCTCAACTTCAAACAGCATCCGAAGACAACTCTGAGGCACGTTTAACTAACTTAACAGAAGATACACAACATAGACATCCTGAAATAATCAATGTTCCTGTATTTTCGACACCTGAACAGAAAACAACACAGGATTCTGTATATCAACCTCCAGTTGATCAAGATTTAAACACAGAAGGTAATATTAAAACTAAATCCTTAGCTAATGAAGCATCAATTCCTAAAACCTTTCTATCTACTCCTGTAGACCCTAAGGTTCAAG GTCCAGTAGTAAATTCACATAGCCCATACAtatcatcatttttaataacatttctaattattattgtgtcttttctttttattaaa TATGTTCTAATGGggaagtttaaaaaaaagaaaaatataagaagacAAGTTAAATTCCTCAAAATACTACTACCTTCAAATTCTGTCAAAAAagacatatttttatcaaatgaTCACTTGGATCAGCCAATACatgatgatgaagaaatcataaaaaaattaaaaatacatgaacataacactataaaaaatacaaatatgccaaagagaaaaaaggacAGATCAAAAACCATTATAGAAGTACATATGAAAGTACTCGAAGAATTTCGAAATGAACAATGGGCATTAagcaaaaaagaatttttagcAATATGTCTAGAAGTATACGCAAATGAGGAATATAGATCTCATcctaatttaataaaatatgataaagtggaaaatattaaatatagcaCTGATACtaaagaaaaaggaattCTGTGGAATAAATGGATAGAAAAACACagaaatatttctaaaaaactGGAAAAAGCAGATTGGTTTAAtcatttgaaaaatgaatggaaaaaagaaatggaagAACTAAGCAAGAAATATTCAaacgaaaatgaaaatgtttcatttttagaaagagaaaaagttATATGGAGACAGTGGATATCAAACAAGGGTAAAATTGTAGAACAAAATATGGAACAGGACTGGTTTAAGGGATTAACAGatgaatttaataatatattgggtgaatatgaaaatgaagaaacTAAAAGTAGTGtatcattaataaatatagaagaaCTGGCACACAACAAAAGTTGTGAagaattatacaaatatattaaaaaaaaattactagcAAAACTGTGTATACTTGTATTTATGACGATATTAGAGGAATGCAAAAAAGAGCAGAGTGTAGAAAATAAGGAATTATATTTAGACATTTCCATAAATGAATCGATTACAAGAGAAAACTCTGATAGAAAGCCAGAAATTGCAGAAGAAACAGTTGGAGTTAAAGGTGATATTTTGGAGTATAGATTAAATGATGAAATTCCTAGTTATAAAGGAATGGGCTGTTTTATGAAGGAGCTACAAGATTGGATAAaagaagataataaaaattaa
- the PmUG01_10011600 gene encoding fam-l protein yields the protein MRQNIKSDLFIEIAYIILLSWIYHFSNDTSTVNKSFHETNIIVIKSGTISYRLLAKCKLDRYSCNVNLIEGIPTNKVNEKYYISNSEKRSTEKNKYSNGHSSRSRTGHKQDMKSKCYIFEKNKCSYMEKKIFKEFDFIDYLKNNRTISNKIYKKVIRKKYGLQIATPVLLFFLLLILLIVDFSLGISIEKSLLITLVKWDPLQVLNSGWFSFIFNKVKGLEWLWKSSLWNTSSNSLGDVRKKNVLLGHMIGVPLYFLPLFLLGIIFIFVLVYYHKKVRKYEKIKFKKR from the exons atgAGACAAAATATTAAGTCAGATTTATTCATTGAAATTGCTTACATTATTCTTTTAAGTTGGATATACCATTTTAGCAATGATaca AGTACTGTTAACAAATCCTTCCATGAAACCAACATCATTGTTATAAAATCAGGTACAATTTCTTATCGATTACTAGCAAAATGCAAACTAGATAGGTATTCATGTAATGTAAATTTAATAGAAGGTATACCAACTAACAAAGTTaacgaaaaatattatatatctaattCTGAAAAAAGATCTAcagaaaagaataaatattcaaatggACATTCGTCAAGAAGTCGGACAGGCCACAAACAAGATATGAAAagtaaatgttatatatttgaaaaaaataaatgttcctatatggaaaaaaaaatatttaaagaatttGATTTTATAGATTATCTCAAAAATAACAGGACAATTAGTAATAAGatttacaaaaaagtaatacGCAAAAAATACGGATTACAAATAGCTACACctgtattattattctttttgttGTTAATATTACTAATAGTAGATTTTTCATTAGGTATTTCAATTGAAAAAAGTTTGCTGATAACTTTAGTTAAGTGGGACCCTCTACAAGTTTTGAATTCGGGTTggttttcttttatttttaataaggTTAAAGGTTTAGAATGGCTCTGGAAGTCATCACTATGGAATACAAGTAGTAATTCACTGGGAGATGTTCGAAAGAAGAATGTATTATTAGGACATATGATTGGTGTTCCATTATATTTCTTACCTCTTTTTTTACTAGgtatcatatttatatttgtgcTTGTTTATTACCATAAGAAAGttagaaaatatgaaaaaattaaatttaagaaaaggTAA
- the PmUG01_10011800 gene encoding fam-l protein — protein MKQKYSLFFFIKIATSILSIWICHFSNDIGKINKYLNENYTLYDKLHTRCYRLLAQCKPVQYSHIMGLKVNTSNGMNKTNDIYNKEKGLNGRNKQSSWCSSNSPACHKKDINNNSYIFEKKKCSYFEKNIFKELDFMDFLKNNKTVSDKTYKIVIRKKYGLRIATPVLLFLLFLILLTIDFSLGISIQKSLPISIASWDPLGISTSGWFKKIFNEMKNQNWFWKSPLWTSDNAVAQGINETALLGRFCGVLIYFLPFFILGVTVISAIIYYHKKVKKYEKIKFRKR, from the exons atgaaacaaaaatattccttgttcttttttattaaaattgctaCATCTATCCTTTCAATTTGGATATGTCATTTTAGCAATGATAtt ggTAAGATTAACAAATATTTGAATGAAAACTACACCCTCTATGATAAATTACATACAAGATGTTATCGATTACTAGCACAATGTAAACCAGTTCAATATTCACATATTATGGGTTTAAAAGTAAATACAAGTAATGGAATGAATAAAAcgaatgatatatataataaagaaaagggGTTAAATGGAAGGAACAAACAATCAAGTTGGTGCTCGTCAAATAGTCCGGCATGCcacaaaaaagatataaacaataattcatatatatttgaaaaaaaaaaatgttcctactttgaaaaaaatatattcaaagaacTAGATTTTAtggattttcttaaaaataacaaaacagTTAGTGATAAAACGTACAAAATAGtaatacgtaaaaaatacGGATTACGAATTGCTACTCctgtattattattcttgttgtttttaatattgttaaCAATAGATTTTTCACTAGGTATTTCAATTCAGAAGAGTTTGCCGATATCAATAGCGTCGTGGGATCCATTGGGAATTTCGACGTCGGGAtggtttaaaaaaatttttaatgagATGAAAAATCAGAATTGGTTTTGGAAGTCCCCATTATGGACGAGTGATAATGCAGTGGCGCAAGGTATAAATGAAACTGCATTATTAGGGCGTTTTTGTGGtgttctaatatattttctacctttttttatattaggtGTTACCGTTATATCAGCGATAATATACTATCATAAAaaggttaaaaaatatgaaaaaattaaatttagaaaaaggtaa